From the Sulfuriferula nivalis genome, the window GCTCAGTCGTGGTTGATAAATCGAATGTTAATGTGCCTATGACCAGATCATTAATTTCGATAGGCAGGGTTTGGTGGACGGCATCGGGCGTGGGTTTACCTTCGGTGGCAATGAGTGACCCCGAGTCATCTATCAGGCGCAAATAGGCAATGCCATCATCGCGCCGTATGCGTTTTAATAGTAGATTGATGCTGGCAATATCGCGTTCGAACAGGGCGTTGGCAATATTGGTATTGAGGAGTGGGCGTAACTCATTGATACGCGTTTGGGTTTGTTGTTGTAGCGCCTTGTTGAATGTGGTGAACGATGTGTAGCCCAGCGCCAACAAAACCAATGCTTGCACCAGACTAGCGGCGATAAGCATTTTTAACCATAGAGGTGTATTAGGCAGTTTCACGGTTGGGCGAGTAAGGATTGGGTGATAACGGCGTAAGGCTGGGTAGGCGCAAGGTCTTGTCCATTCGCCATTACAATGGCGCCCAAACGCTGATTGGCTGCGAAATTAACGCCTTCAGGGGTGTTGGAGAAATTAAGCAAGGCTTTACGCAGACTGGCGCTGGTGGTTTTGTCCAGTTTGGGTGCGCTCATGAAAAACTGGCTGGCCACGGCTTTGGTCTGGCCAATTACGTGCAGGGTTTGCTGAATGTCCTCCGCCATTTGGCTATAAGGCAGGTTGCCTATGATGGCGCAATCGGCTTTGTTGACCATTACTGCGAGTGCTGCATTGGTATGGTTATTCAGGACTATCGACTGATAGTCGACTCCCTCCTGCAGTCCCTGGGATAATAAATAACTTGTTCCGAGTTGATGCACTATGGTCAAGGGGTCGGTGAGTGCAATGATTTTATGGCGGCAGTCTGCCGAGCTTTCGATGTGGGTGTTGCGTTTGCTGACCAGTAATCCTGCAACAGCATTGGTGTAACGTGCCAAGGGTTGATAGTTGGATTCCGTCA encodes:
- a CDS encoding phosphate/phosphite/phosphonate ABC transporter substrate-binding protein, encoding MNFTRTFFFSLLLFLSLPLTAWAQTRSLTLGIFPNLPAHKLVTIYQPLAIYLTQQIGIPVRLSSAKDFREFYQATRDQKFDFIITAPNLAGLAMTESNYQPLARYTNAVAGLLVSKRNTHIESSADCRHKIIALTDPLTIVHQLGTSYLLSQGLQEGVDYQSIVLNNHTNAALAVMVNKADCAIIGNLPYSQMAEDIQQTLHVIGQTKAVASQFFMSAPKLDKTTSASLRKALLNFSNTPEGVNFAANQRLGAIVMANGQDLAPTQPYAVITQSLLAQP